Proteins encoded in a region of the Coregonus clupeaformis isolate EN_2021a chromosome 9, ASM2061545v1, whole genome shotgun sequence genome:
- the LOC121573453 gene encoding notch-regulated ankyrin repeat-containing protein A-like, whose amino-acid sequence MSQGDVSTCSAPQIVFQEAVKQGNTKELHSLLQNMTNCEFNVNSFGPEGQTALHQSVIDGNLELVKLLVKFGADIRLANREGWSALHIAAFGGHQDIVLYLITKAKYSSGAR is encoded by the coding sequence ATGAGTCAAGGGGATGTATCAACTTGCTCTGCGCCTCAGATAGTATTCCAAGAGGCGGTGAAGCAAGGCAACACAAAGGAACTCCACTCTTTGCTCCAGAACATGACAAACTGCGAATTCAATGTCAACTCCTTCGGGCCCGAAGGACAGACGGCGTTGCATCAGTCAGTAATCGACGGGAATCTCGAACTTGTAAAACTGCTGGTGAAATTCGGAGCCGATATTCGATTGGCGAACAGGGAAGGGTGGAGTGCCTTACACATTGCCGCTTTTGGAGGACACCAAGACATAGTCCTATACCTCATCACTAAGGCAAAGTACTCCTCTGGCGCACGGTGA